A portion of the Microbacterium hominis genome contains these proteins:
- the glyA gene encoding serine hydroxymethyltransferase, protein MTDPYFNAPLAEVDPEIAEVLERELNRQRGFLEMIASENFVPVSVLQSQGSVLTNKYAEGYPGRRYYGGCEEVDVAEELAIARAKELFGAEYANVQPHSGASANAAVLHAIARPGDTLLGLSLDQGGHLTHGMKINFSGRLYNIVAYGVNPETSIIDMDEVRRLALEHQPKVIIAGWSAYPRQLDFAAFRAIADEVGALLWVDMAHFAGLVAAGLHPSPVPYADVVSSTVHKTIGGPRSGFILTNDADIAKKINSAVFPGQQGGPLMHVIAAKATAFKLAGTPEFRERQERVVRGAALLADRLSQQDVKDAGVAVRSGGTDVHLVLVDLREAAIDGKQAEDLLHEIHITVNRNAVPNDPRPPMVTSGLRIGTPALATRGFGDAEFAEVADVIALALQPGADLDALRARVDALAAAFPLYPGLQQ, encoded by the coding sequence ATGACAGATCCGTACTTCAACGCCCCGCTCGCCGAGGTCGACCCCGAGATCGCGGAGGTGCTCGAGCGCGAGCTGAACCGCCAGCGCGGCTTCCTCGAGATGATCGCGTCCGAGAACTTCGTTCCGGTCTCGGTGCTGCAGTCGCAGGGTTCGGTGCTCACCAACAAGTACGCGGAGGGCTACCCCGGCCGCCGCTACTACGGCGGCTGCGAGGAGGTCGACGTCGCCGAGGAGCTCGCGATCGCCCGCGCCAAGGAGCTGTTCGGCGCCGAGTACGCCAACGTGCAGCCCCACTCCGGCGCCTCCGCCAACGCCGCCGTGCTGCACGCGATCGCGCGCCCCGGCGACACGCTGCTGGGTCTGTCGCTGGATCAGGGCGGCCACCTCACGCACGGCATGAAGATCAACTTCTCCGGGCGCCTCTACAACATCGTTGCGTACGGCGTGAACCCCGAGACCAGCATCATCGACATGGACGAGGTGCGGCGCCTGGCCCTCGAGCACCAGCCGAAGGTCATCATCGCGGGCTGGTCGGCCTACCCGCGCCAGCTCGACTTCGCCGCGTTCCGCGCGATCGCCGACGAGGTCGGCGCCCTGCTGTGGGTCGACATGGCGCACTTCGCCGGTCTCGTGGCGGCGGGCCTGCACCCCTCGCCCGTGCCGTACGCCGACGTCGTGTCGTCGACCGTGCACAAGACCATCGGCGGACCGCGTTCGGGCTTCATCCTCACCAACGACGCCGACATCGCCAAGAAGATCAACTCCGCCGTCTTCCCCGGGCAGCAGGGCGGCCCGCTCATGCACGTCATCGCCGCGAAGGCGACCGCGTTCAAGCTCGCCGGCACCCCCGAGTTCCGGGAGCGCCAGGAGCGCGTGGTGCGCGGCGCCGCGCTGCTGGCCGATCGCCTCTCGCAGCAGGACGTGAAGGATGCCGGCGTCGCGGTGCGCTCGGGCGGCACCGACGTGCACCTCGTGCTCGTCGACCTGCGCGAGGCCGCCATCGACGGCAAGCAGGCCGAGGACCTCCTGCACGAGATCCACATCACCGTCAACCGCAACGCCGTGCCGAACGACCCGCGCCCGCCGATGGTCACCTCGGGCCTGCGCATCGGCACGCCCGCGCTCGCGACGCGCGGATTCGGCGACGCCGAGTTCGCCGAGGTCGCCGACGTGATCGCCCTCGCGCTGCAGCCCGGCGCCGACCTCGACGCGCTGCGCGCCCGCGTCGACGCGCTCGCCGCCGCCTTCCCGCTCTACCCCGGCCTGCAGCAGTAA
- the hpaD gene encoding 3,4-dihydroxyphenylacetate 2,3-dioxygenase: MTDRNDMTRTSSGFFVSQEAPIHTDNPVPTPQSPAPDILRCAYMELVVTDLAASREFYVDVLGLYVTTEDESNVYLRSTEEFIHHNLVLRQGSVAAVAAFSYRVRTPEDLDKAEAFYRELGCDVRRNPAGFTEGIGDSVRVTDPLGFPYEFFHDVTHVERLSWRYDLHTPGELVRLDHFNQVTPDVPRAVKFMQDLGFRVTEDIQDDEGTVYAAWMRRKPTVHDTAMTGGDGPRMHHVAFATHEKHNILAICDKLGALRRSDAIERGPGRHGVSNAFYLYLRDPDGHRVEIYTQDYYTGDPDNPVVTWDVHDNQRRDWWGNPVVPSWYTEASLVLDLDGNPQPVVARTDSSEMAVTIGADGFSYTRAGEDSMPEYKLGNQL; this comes from the coding sequence ATGACCGACCGCAACGACATGACCCGCACCTCCTCCGGCTTCTTCGTGAGCCAGGAGGCGCCGATCCACACCGACAACCCGGTGCCGACCCCGCAGAGCCCCGCGCCCGACATCCTGCGCTGCGCGTACATGGAGCTCGTCGTCACCGACCTGGCGGCATCCCGCGAGTTCTACGTCGACGTGTTGGGCCTGTACGTCACCACCGAGGACGAGTCGAACGTCTACCTCCGTTCAACGGAGGAGTTCATCCACCACAACCTCGTGCTGCGCCAGGGCTCGGTCGCGGCGGTCGCGGCGTTCTCGTACCGCGTGCGCACCCCGGAGGACCTCGACAAGGCCGAGGCGTTCTACCGCGAGCTCGGCTGCGACGTGCGTCGCAACCCCGCCGGCTTCACCGAGGGCATCGGCGACTCGGTGCGCGTGACCGACCCGCTCGGCTTCCCGTACGAGTTCTTCCACGACGTCACCCACGTCGAGCGGCTGTCGTGGCGCTACGACCTGCACACCCCCGGCGAGCTGGTGCGCCTCGACCACTTCAACCAGGTCACCCCCGACGTGCCCCGCGCGGTGAAGTTCATGCAGGACCTCGGGTTCCGCGTGACCGAGGACATCCAGGACGACGAGGGCACCGTGTACGCCGCGTGGATGCGCCGCAAGCCCACCGTGCACGACACCGCCATGACCGGCGGCGACGGGCCGCGCATGCACCACGTCGCGTTCGCCACGCACGAGAAGCACAACATCCTCGCCATCTGCGACAAGCTCGGGGCCCTCCGCCGCTCCGACGCGATCGAGCGCGGCCCCGGCCGCCACGGCGTGAGCAACGCGTTCTACCTGTACCTGCGCGACCCCGACGGACACCGCGTCGAGATCTACACGCAGGACTACTACACCGGCGACCCCGACAACCCCGTCGTCACGTGGGACGTGCACGACAACCAGCGCCGCGACTGGTGGGGGAACCCCGTCGTGCCATCGTGGTACACCGAGGCATCCCTCGTGCTCGACCTCGACGGCAACCCGCAGCCGGTCGTGGCCCGCACCGACTCCAGCGAGATGGCGGTGACCATCGGCGCCGACGGCTTCTCGTACACGCGCGCCGGCGAGGACTCGATGCCCGAGTACAAGCTCGGCAACCAGCTCTGA
- a CDS encoding aldolase/citrate lyase family protein: MPLRLSPTFGDRLAAAERPLAGMWACSGSALVAEICAGSGLDWLLIDMEHSPNDLASTLAQLQAVAAYPITPVVRVPIGDPVTLKQVLDLGAQNVLVPMVDSAADAAAAVAAVRYPPRGRRGVGSALARSARWNRVDGYLENADDHVSLFVQVETAAAVEAAAEIAAVDGVDGVFVGPSDLAASLGLLGQQTHRDVVAAVRRAFDAVRAAGKPVGVNAFDPAAARDYLDAGASFVLVGADVALLARGSEALAARWVTPDDGPARTSY; encoded by the coding sequence ATGCCGCTTCGTCTGAGCCCGACCTTCGGCGACCGACTCGCCGCCGCCGAACGGCCGCTCGCCGGAATGTGGGCGTGCTCGGGCTCGGCGCTGGTCGCCGAGATCTGCGCGGGTTCGGGGCTGGACTGGCTGCTCATCGACATGGAGCACTCCCCGAACGACCTCGCATCCACCCTCGCCCAGCTCCAGGCGGTCGCCGCCTATCCGATCACCCCGGTGGTGCGGGTGCCGATCGGCGACCCCGTGACGCTCAAGCAGGTGCTCGATCTCGGAGCGCAGAACGTGCTGGTGCCGATGGTCGACAGCGCAGCGGATGCCGCAGCCGCCGTCGCCGCCGTGCGCTATCCCCCGCGCGGCAGGCGCGGGGTCGGCTCGGCACTGGCGCGGTCGGCGCGGTGGAACCGGGTCGACGGGTACCTGGAGAACGCCGACGACCACGTGTCGCTGTTCGTGCAGGTCGAGACCGCCGCCGCGGTGGAGGCCGCCGCCGAGATCGCCGCCGTCGACGGGGTGGACGGGGTGTTCGTCGGACCATCCGACCTCGCGGCATCCCTGGGTCTGCTGGGGCAGCAGACCCACCGCGACGTCGTCGCGGCCGTGCGACGCGCGTTCGACGCCGTGCGCGCGGCCGGCAAGCCCGTCGGCGTGAACGCCTTCGACCCGGCCGCCGCACGGGACTACCTCGACGCGGGCGCCTCCTTCGTGCTCGTGGGCGCCGACGTCGCCCTGCTCGCGCGGGGCTCCGAAGCCCTCGCGGCGCGGTGGGTGACCCCCGACGACGGACCGGCGCGCACCTCGTACTGA
- a CDS encoding beta-N-acetylhexosaminidase: MPHLPVVPAPASLAVADGAPFALTGAVAVIGDAAAGAQLADLVAARTGLELTATAGSSDTGAIALRVEPGGPAESYRLSVSAGTVTVVGADAAGLFYGVHTLAQLIARSGDAWTVPPVEIDDAPRFAYRGVMLDVARHFHAVETVTDYIDRAASLKFNALHLHLTDDQGWRIHLDSRPALTEKATSTSVGGDPGGFFTKDDYRRIVAHAASRHMIVVPEIDMPGHTHAVGLAYPELVEKPVLSEHIHEILQQYGGQLPTPGVPYDGMAVGFSSLRIHDEATYDFVADVFGELTALTPGPYLHLGGDEALGTDPDDFATFVSRASEIIADLGKTPIAWHEAGAAAGLHPDTVGQYWGFVTPTDGMDEKARAFVRAGAGLILSPADAIYLDMKHSADSPLGLVWAHGVTSVRRSYEWEPAAIIEGVGDDDILGVEAPLWTETVRTAADIDELAFPRIASAAEAAWSPATGASELRTWESFRARVGGLAPLWRALGIGFHPSDEIDWAAE, encoded by the coding sequence GTGCCGCACCTTCCGGTCGTCCCCGCTCCCGCGTCGCTGGCCGTCGCGGACGGCGCCCCGTTCGCCCTCACCGGTGCCGTCGCGGTCATCGGCGACGCGGCGGCCGGGGCTCAGCTGGCGGACCTGGTCGCCGCGCGCACCGGTCTCGAGCTCACCGCCACCGCGGGCTCCTCCGACACCGGCGCGATCGCCCTCCGCGTCGAGCCCGGGGGCCCCGCCGAGTCGTACCGGCTCTCGGTGAGCGCCGGAACGGTGACCGTGGTCGGCGCCGACGCAGCCGGCCTCTTCTACGGCGTGCACACTCTGGCGCAGCTGATCGCCCGCTCCGGCGACGCCTGGACCGTTCCCCCCGTCGAGATCGACGATGCCCCGCGCTTCGCCTACCGCGGCGTCATGCTCGACGTCGCGCGCCACTTCCACGCCGTCGAGACGGTCACCGACTACATCGACCGCGCCGCGAGCCTGAAGTTCAACGCGCTGCACCTGCACCTCACCGACGACCAGGGCTGGCGCATCCACCTCGACTCCCGTCCGGCGCTCACCGAGAAGGCGACGAGCACGTCGGTCGGCGGCGACCCCGGCGGCTTCTTCACGAAGGACGACTACCGCCGGATCGTCGCGCACGCGGCATCCCGCCACATGATCGTCGTGCCCGAGATCGACATGCCCGGGCACACCCACGCCGTCGGACTCGCGTACCCCGAGCTGGTCGAGAAGCCGGTGCTGAGCGAGCACATCCACGAGATCTTGCAGCAGTACGGCGGTCAGCTGCCGACGCCGGGCGTGCCCTACGACGGCATGGCCGTCGGCTTCTCGTCGCTGCGCATCCACGACGAGGCCACGTACGACTTCGTCGCCGACGTGTTCGGCGAGCTCACCGCCCTGACCCCGGGGCCCTATCTGCATCTGGGCGGCGACGAGGCGCTGGGCACCGACCCCGACGATTTCGCGACCTTCGTCTCGCGCGCCAGCGAGATCATCGCCGACCTCGGCAAGACGCCGATCGCGTGGCACGAGGCCGGGGCGGCGGCGGGCCTGCACCCCGACACGGTCGGCCAGTACTGGGGCTTCGTCACTCCCACCGACGGCATGGATGAGAAGGCGCGCGCCTTCGTGCGCGCGGGCGCGGGCCTCATCCTCTCGCCCGCCGACGCGATCTACCTCGACATGAAGCACTCCGCCGACTCGCCGCTCGGGCTGGTGTGGGCCCACGGCGTGACGAGCGTGCGCCGCTCGTACGAGTGGGAGCCCGCCGCGATCATCGAGGGCGTCGGCGACGACGACATCCTCGGTGTCGAGGCGCCCCTGTGGACCGAGACGGTCCGCACCGCCGCCGACATCGACGAACTCGCCTTCCCCCGTATCGCCTCGGCCGCCGAGGCGGCCTGGTCGCCCGCGACCGGTGCGAGCGAGCTGCGCACGTGGGAGTCCTTCCGCGCACGCGTCGGCGGCCTCGCTCCCCTGTGGCGGGCGCTCGGCATCGGCTTCCACCCCTCCGACGAGATCGACTGGGCGGCCGAGTGA
- the nagA gene encoding N-acetylglucosamine-6-phosphate deacetylase, translated as MSATLIHSARLVDDGRVTDDGWVLFADGRVAAVGDGESGRDAAPAATTVIDARALAGPGAILTPGFIDLHGHGGAGASYDEGADAIRAARALHRAHGTTRAVVSLVTASVDDLVERVGVVAGLAAHDPQILGSHLEGPFLDPGHKGAHTEGLLVDPTPVAIDRLVDAARGTLVQVTLAPERPGAGAGLERLRAAGVVVAVGHTDADADTARAAFDAGASLLTHAFNAMPGIHHRAPGPVVAALRDPRVVLEIIADGVHVDPALIAVAFDAAPGRIALVTDAMAAAGADDGRYLLGGLEVSVDDGVARLVEGGAIAGSTLTQDAALRVVVAAGVALPAAVAALTRTPARAIGRDDIGRLSPGARADAVLLDAGLGVRGVWADGDAV; from the coding sequence GTGAGCGCCACCCTCATCCACTCGGCGCGACTCGTCGACGACGGGCGGGTGACCGACGACGGGTGGGTGCTGTTCGCCGACGGCCGGGTCGCCGCCGTCGGCGACGGCGAGAGCGGGAGGGATGCCGCGCCCGCCGCGACAACGGTGATCGACGCCCGCGCGCTCGCCGGCCCCGGGGCGATCCTCACGCCCGGCTTCATCGACCTGCACGGCCACGGCGGCGCCGGCGCGTCGTACGACGAGGGCGCCGACGCGATCCGCGCCGCCCGGGCGCTGCACCGTGCGCACGGCACGACCCGTGCGGTGGTCTCGCTGGTGACCGCCTCGGTCGACGACCTCGTCGAGCGGGTGGGCGTGGTGGCCGGGCTCGCCGCCCACGACCCCCAGATCCTCGGCTCGCACCTCGAGGGGCCCTTCCTCGACCCGGGCCACAAAGGCGCGCACACCGAGGGGCTGCTCGTCGATCCGACCCCCGTCGCCATCGACCGACTCGTGGATGCCGCGCGCGGCACCCTCGTGCAGGTCACGCTCGCCCCCGAGCGTCCGGGTGCCGGGGCGGGGCTGGAGCGCCTGCGCGCGGCGGGCGTGGTGGTGGCCGTCGGCCACACCGACGCCGACGCCGACACGGCGCGGGCCGCCTTCGACGCCGGGGCGAGCCTGCTCACGCATGCGTTCAACGCGATGCCCGGCATCCACCACCGCGCTCCCGGCCCGGTGGTCGCGGCGCTGCGCGACCCGCGTGTGGTGCTGGAGATCATCGCCGACGGCGTGCACGTCGATCCCGCCCTCATCGCGGTCGCCTTCGACGCGGCGCCGGGCCGGATCGCGCTCGTGACCGACGCCATGGCCGCCGCCGGCGCCGACGACGGGCGCTACCTGCTGGGCGGCCTGGAGGTGAGCGTGGACGACGGCGTGGCGCGCCTGGTCGAGGGCGGCGCGATCGCGGGGTCCACGCTGACGCAGGACGCCGCGCTGCGGGTCGTCGTGGCGGCGGGCGTCGCCCTGCCGGCGGCCGTCGCGGCGCTCACCCGCACCCCGGCGCGCGCGATCGGTCGCGACGACATCGGTCGGCTCTCCCCGGGCGCCCGCGCCGACGCGGTGCTGCTGGACGCGGGACTCGGCGTGCGGGGCGTGTGGGCCGACGGCGACGCGGTCTGA
- the hpaE gene encoding 5-carboxymethyl-2-hydroxymuconate semialdehyde dehydrogenase: protein MTDTATIATQRHVPADLPGGIQHYIDGAFVDSIDGDTFDVLDPVSNETYLQAAAGKKADIDAAVAAARRAFTDGPWPRMLPRERSRVLHRIADIVESRDARLAELESFDSGLPITQALGQARRAAENFRFFADLIVAQADDTYKVPGRQINYVNRKPIGVAGLITPWNTPFMLESWKLAPALATGNTVVLKPAEFTPLSASLWAGIFEEAGLPQGVFNLVNGLGEDAGDALVKHPDVPLISFTGESRTGQIIFGNAAPFLKGLSMELGGKSPAVVFADADLDAAIDATIFGVFSLNGERCTAGSRILVERPVYDEFVRRYAEQADRVVVGHPHDPATEVGALVHPEHFDKVMSYIEIGKGEARLVAGGDRPEGFETGNFVRPTVFADVAPDARIFQEEIFGPVVAITPFDTDEEALELANGVKYGLAAYVWTNDLKRAHNFSQAIEAGMVWLNSNNVRDLRTPFGGVKASGLGHEGGYRSIDFYTDQQAVHITLGKVHNPTFGKAGAPASH, encoded by the coding sequence ATGACCGACACCGCCACCATCGCGACGCAGCGACACGTGCCCGCCGATCTGCCGGGCGGCATCCAGCATTACATCGACGGCGCGTTCGTCGACTCGATCGACGGCGACACCTTCGACGTGCTGGACCCGGTCTCGAACGAGACCTATCTGCAGGCCGCCGCCGGCAAGAAGGCCGACATCGACGCCGCCGTCGCCGCCGCCCGCCGCGCCTTCACCGACGGCCCCTGGCCGCGGATGCTGCCGCGCGAGCGCTCGCGCGTGCTGCACCGCATCGCCGACATCGTGGAGTCGCGCGACGCGCGGCTGGCCGAGCTGGAGTCGTTCGACTCCGGCCTGCCGATCACGCAGGCGCTCGGCCAGGCGCGCCGCGCCGCCGAGAACTTCCGGTTCTTCGCCGACCTGATCGTGGCGCAGGCCGACGACACCTACAAGGTGCCCGGCCGCCAGATCAACTACGTGAACCGCAAGCCGATCGGCGTCGCGGGCTTGATCACGCCGTGGAACACGCCGTTCATGCTCGAGTCGTGGAAGCTCGCCCCGGCGCTGGCCACCGGCAACACCGTGGTGCTCAAGCCCGCCGAGTTCACGCCGCTGTCGGCGTCGCTGTGGGCCGGCATCTTCGAGGAGGCGGGCCTGCCGCAGGGCGTGTTCAACCTCGTCAACGGACTCGGCGAAGACGCCGGAGACGCTCTGGTGAAGCATCCCGACGTCCCCCTCATCTCGTTCACCGGCGAGAGCCGGACCGGCCAGATCATCTTCGGCAACGCGGCGCCGTTCCTGAAGGGCCTGTCGATGGAGCTCGGCGGCAAGTCCCCCGCGGTCGTGTTCGCCGACGCCGACCTGGATGCCGCGATCGACGCGACGATCTTCGGCGTCTTCTCGCTCAACGGCGAGCGCTGCACCGCGGGCTCCCGCATCCTGGTGGAGCGCCCGGTGTACGACGAGTTCGTGCGCCGCTACGCCGAGCAGGCCGACCGGGTCGTCGTCGGGCACCCGCACGATCCCGCCACCGAGGTGGGCGCGCTCGTTCACCCCGAGCACTTCGACAAGGTGATGTCCTACATCGAGATCGGCAAGGGCGAGGCGCGCCTCGTCGCCGGCGGCGACCGCCCCGAGGGCTTCGAGACGGGCAACTTCGTGCGGCCCACGGTCTTCGCCGACGTGGCGCCCGACGCCCGCATCTTCCAGGAGGAGATCTTCGGCCCCGTCGTGGCGATCACGCCGTTCGACACCGACGAGGAGGCGCTGGAGCTCGCCAACGGTGTGAAGTACGGCCTCGCCGCTTACGTGTGGACCAACGACCTCAAGCGCGCCCACAACTTCTCGCAGGCCATCGAGGCCGGCATGGTGTGGCTGAACTCCAACAACGTGCGCGACCTCCGCACCCCGTTCGGCGGCGTCAAGGCCTCCGGCCTCGGCCACGAGGGCGGCTACCGCTCGATCGACTTCTACACCGACCAGCAGGCCGTGCACATCACGCTCGGCAAGGTCCACAACCCCACCTTCGGGAAGGCCGGCGCGCCGGCATCCCACTGA
- a CDS encoding bifunctional methylenetetrahydrofolate dehydrogenase/methenyltetrahydrofolate cyclohydrolase: protein MTATKLDGRAAAAAIQDELRERVAALKDRGVTPGIATVLVGADPASQLYVGMKHRQSEAVGMNSIQRELPADATQAEVEALIDELNADPACHGYIVQLPLPKHLDTDAILERIDPAKDADGLHPTNLGRLVLNVNAPITTPLPCTPRGVIELLVRNGYDLNGKNVVVVGRGVTIGRSIGLLLTRRQYNATVTLTHTGTVDLGAHLREADVIVAAAGVKHIVRAEDVKPGAAVLDVGVTREDDPETGKAKVFGDVHPDVAEVAGWLSPNPGGVGPMTVALLMTNVVEAAERATA, encoded by the coding sequence ATGACTGCGACCAAGCTCGACGGCCGCGCGGCCGCGGCCGCCATCCAGGACGAGCTGCGCGAGCGCGTGGCAGCGCTCAAGGACCGCGGCGTGACGCCGGGCATCGCGACGGTGCTCGTGGGCGCCGACCCGGCGTCGCAGCTGTACGTCGGCATGAAGCACCGCCAGTCCGAGGCGGTGGGCATGAACTCGATCCAGCGCGAACTGCCCGCCGACGCGACGCAGGCCGAGGTCGAGGCGCTGATCGACGAGCTCAACGCCGACCCGGCGTGCCACGGCTACATCGTGCAGCTGCCGCTGCCGAAGCACCTCGACACCGATGCGATCCTCGAGCGGATCGATCCTGCGAAGGATGCCGACGGGCTGCACCCCACGAACCTCGGCCGCCTCGTGCTGAACGTCAATGCGCCGATCACGACGCCGCTGCCGTGCACGCCGCGCGGCGTGATCGAGCTGCTCGTGCGCAACGGCTACGACCTGAACGGCAAGAACGTCGTCGTGGTGGGCCGCGGCGTGACGATCGGCCGCTCGATCGGGCTGCTGCTGACCCGCCGCCAGTACAACGCGACCGTGACGCTCACCCACACCGGCACCGTCGATCTCGGTGCGCACCTGCGCGAGGCGGACGTGATCGTGGCCGCGGCCGGGGTGAAGCACATCGTGCGCGCGGAGGACGTGAAGCCGGGTGCCGCCGTGCTCGATGTCGGCGTCACGCGCGAGGACGACCCCGAGACCGGCAAGGCCAAGGTCTTCGGCGACGTGCACCCCGATGTCGCCGAGGTGGCCGGCTGGCTCTCGCCGAACCCCGGCGGGGTCGGTCCGATGACGGTCGCCCTGCTCATGACGAACGTCGTCGAGGCGGCCGAGCGCGCCACCGCCTGA
- a CDS encoding transglutaminase-like domain-containing protein — MRREVSSRVTLSVSEDADLVFAIAVSGHYTPSRESFTATLDGRPVRVHEFPDAHGTRLHRLRSAPGELVVDYSALVLGAGETAIANEADLVTYVRPSRYAESDALAPTAASEFAGIDDRADLLRAVSSWVGTHLSYVPGSSLPTDGATRTLLARQGVCRDYAHLCVALLRSLGVPARVVAVYAPGLDPMDFHAVAEAWVNGGWRAVDATTLAPRSSLLRVATGRDAADTAFLTVMSGRADLGAVTVTATVDDLPGDDLDRLVSIA, encoded by the coding sequence ATGCGCAGAGAAGTCTCGAGCCGCGTCACCCTGTCCGTGTCGGAAGACGCCGATCTCGTGTTCGCCATCGCCGTGTCCGGCCACTACACGCCCAGCCGCGAGTCGTTCACGGCCACCCTCGATGGCCGGCCGGTGCGGGTGCACGAGTTCCCCGACGCGCACGGCACCCGCCTCCACCGGCTGCGCAGCGCGCCGGGCGAGCTCGTGGTCGACTACAGCGCTCTCGTGCTGGGCGCCGGCGAGACCGCGATCGCGAACGAGGCCGATCTGGTCACGTACGTGCGGCCGAGCCGCTACGCCGAGTCCGACGCGCTCGCCCCCACTGCGGCCTCGGAGTTCGCCGGCATCGATGATCGCGCCGACCTGCTGCGCGCGGTGTCGTCGTGGGTCGGCACGCATCTGTCGTACGTGCCGGGGTCATCGCTGCCCACCGACGGCGCGACGCGCACGCTCCTGGCCCGCCAGGGCGTCTGCCGCGACTACGCGCACCTGTGCGTCGCGCTGCTGCGCAGCCTCGGCGTGCCCGCCCGCGTCGTCGCCGTCTACGCGCCCGGGCTCGACCCGATGGACTTCCACGCGGTCGCCGAGGCGTGGGTCAACGGCGGGTGGCGGGCGGTCGATGCGACCACCCTCGCCCCGCGGTCGTCGCTGCTGCGGGTGGCGACGGGGAGGGATGCGGCCGACACGGCGTTCCTCACCGTGATGTCCGGCCGCGCCGACCTGGGCGCCGTCACCGTGACCGCCACCGTCGACGACCTCCCCGGAGACGACCTCGACCGTCTGGTCTCGATCGCGTAG
- a CDS encoding 2-keto-4-pentenoate hydratase, producing MDAAPEVIEQLAAELAEADRAHGVIPRITARHPEATVEDSYAIQGVWRDRMVASGRRLVGRKIGLTSKAMQQATGITEPDYGVMFDDTVYASGDEISVDLFSNVRIEVELAFVLKAPLEGPDCTLEDALAAIDYAVPALEILNSHIELEGRTIVDTISDNAAYGAMVLGDVRKRPDEIDLRWVPGVLSRNGEIEETGVAAGVLGHPATGVAWLANKFAAHGARLEAGEIILAGSFTRPMWVSRGDSVLCDYGPMGVIECRFV from the coding sequence GTGGATGCTGCCCCCGAAGTGATCGAGCAGCTCGCCGCCGAGCTCGCCGAGGCCGACCGCGCGCACGGGGTGATTCCGCGCATCACGGCGCGGCACCCGGAGGCGACGGTCGAGGACTCGTACGCCATCCAGGGTGTGTGGCGCGACCGCATGGTCGCGTCGGGAAGGCGCCTGGTGGGCCGCAAGATCGGGCTCACCAGCAAGGCGATGCAGCAGGCGACGGGCATCACCGAGCCGGACTACGGGGTGATGTTCGACGACACCGTGTACGCGTCGGGCGACGAGATCTCCGTCGATCTCTTCTCGAACGTGCGCATCGAGGTCGAACTGGCGTTCGTGCTGAAGGCGCCGCTGGAGGGCCCGGACTGCACGCTCGAGGACGCCCTCGCCGCGATCGACTACGCGGTGCCGGCGCTGGAGATCCTCAACTCGCACATCGAGCTCGAGGGCCGAACGATCGTCGACACGATCAGCGACAACGCCGCGTACGGCGCGATGGTGCTCGGCGACGTGCGCAAGCGCCCCGACGAGATCGACCTGCGCTGGGTGCCCGGAGTGCTCTCCCGCAACGGCGAGATCGAGGAGACGGGCGTGGCCGCCGGCGTGCTCGGGCACCCGGCGACCGGCGTCGCATGGCTGGCGAACAAGTTCGCTGCCCACGGCGCGCGCCTGGAGGCGGGCGAGATCATCCTCGCCGGGTCGTTCACGCGCCCCATGTGGGTGTCGCGGGGCGATAGCGTGCTGTGCGACTACGGACCCATGGGAGTGATCGAATGCCGCTTCGTCTGA